The following proteins are co-located in the Microbulbifer sp. VAAF005 genome:
- a CDS encoding IS3 family transposase (programmed frameshift), producing MTRSNKPTKTTRKQYSEEYRKDALALALKVGVSVAAKQLGLHPSQIYGWRSKAKLHQSRGDAERELATENARLKRQLAEQAEELAIFKKGRSVLCKEPEMRYAFMQKHRHEFSIKAMAKVLNVSRSGFYDWVSRSAGQSRYQQYRMQLDSLVQQRFIASKERSGSPRLTKELASEGSKYNQKTIAASMRRQGLRAKAAKRYKATTYSKHGLPVAPNLLEQNFNAEGPNQKWAGDITYLRTEEGWLYLAVVIDLYSRLVIGWAMSETMTATLVCDALQMALWRRKKPTNVIVHTDRGSQYCSKDYQSLITAYGLRCSMSAKGNCYDNACAETFFHSLKVEAIHGNRFPTRCLMRETVFEYIEIDYNRNRLHSANGYLSPEAFEEQLVA from the exons ATGACAAGATCAAATAAACCAACCAAAACCACTCGTAAACAGTACTCAGAGGAATATAGAAAGGATGCCCTAGCACTTGCGCTCAAAGTTGGGGTAAGCGTTGCCGCTAAACAGCTTGGGTTACATCCTTCTCAGATTTACGGATGGCGAAGCAAGGCTAAGTTACATCAGAGCCGAGGGGATGCCGAGAGAGAGCTGGCCACAGAGAATGCTCGCCTTAAGCGGCAGCTGGCTGAGCAGGCAGAGGAGCTAGCGATCT TTAAAAAAGGCCGCAGCGTACTTTGCAAAGAGCCTGAAATGAGGTACGCCTTCATGCAAAAGCACAGGCATGAATTCAGCATCAAAGCGATGGCCAAGGTATTGAACGTATCTCGCAGTGGGTTTTACGACTGGGTGTCAAGATCGGCCGGCCAATCCAGGTACCAGCAGTACCGAATGCAGCTCGATAGCTTGGTACAGCAGCGCTTTATAGCCAGTAAAGAACGTAGTGGCTCTCCTCGCCTGACGAAGGAATTGGCCAGTGAGGGGAGTAAATATAATCAAAAAACAATTGCTGCCAGCATGCGTCGACAGGGCCTACGGGCTAAAGCCGCCAAGAGATATAAAGCCACAACCTATTCAAAACATGGTCTGCCAGTAGCTCCAAATCTGCTCGAGCAGAACTTCAATGCTGAAGGGCCGAATCAGAAATGGGCTGGGGATATAACCTACCTGCGAACGGAAGAAGGTTGGTTATATCTGGCTGTAGTGATAGACCTATATAGTCGGCTAGTTATTGGTTGGGCGATGTCAGAAACGATGACAGCTACATTGGTCTGTGACGCTCTTCAAATGGCTTTATGGCGACGTAAGAAACCTACGAATGTTATCGTGCATACTGACAGGGGAAGCCAGTATTGCTCTAAAGATTATCAATCTTTGATTACAGCTTATGGTCTGCGGTGCAGCATGAGCGCCAAAGGTAATTGCTATGATAACGCTTGTGCAGAAACATTCTTTCACTCACTTAAGGTAGAAGCAATCCATGGTAACCGCTTTCCCACAAGGTGCCTCATGCGAGAGACCGTATTTGAGTATATAGAGATAGACTACAATCGAAATCGCTTACACAGCGCCAATGGCTATCTCAGCCCTGAGGCGTTTGAGGAACAACTAGTCGCTTAG
- a CDS encoding transposase — MTLPRSTQISLDTTPYYHCVSRCVRRAFLCGRDSKSGKDYEYRREWNESRMHKLAEVFALDIAAYAVMSNHYHIVLYIDTKSANKWSLTEVITRWQQLFKASSLAQRYLQGDTLDHAEEDRLKEVVSLWRERLMDISWFMRCLNESIARQANAEDNCTGRFWEGRFKSQALLDERALAACMAYVDLNPIRANIAKTPEESDYTSIQQRIRAAVSGKQPKNLLPFVGGERLNMPKGLPFQLDHYLELVDWSGRHLDSRKRGCIAENIPPILERLGISPKHWLYLSRNFESRFKGLVGSVEVVQKVCAQLDKRWVHGISDCRRLLSATPC; from the coding sequence ATGACTCTACCGCGAAGCACCCAGATATCTCTTGATACAACACCGTACTATCACTGTGTCTCCCGCTGTGTACGCCGTGCATTTCTCTGTGGCAGAGATAGTAAATCCGGAAAAGATTACGAGTATCGGCGCGAATGGAATGAAAGCCGTATGCATAAGTTAGCCGAGGTGTTTGCGCTAGATATTGCTGCCTATGCAGTAATGAGTAATCACTACCATATAGTGCTCTATATCGACACAAAATCGGCTAACAAGTGGTCTCTTACAGAGGTAATTACTCGCTGGCAACAGCTCTTCAAAGCCTCTAGCTTGGCCCAGCGCTATCTTCAGGGCGATACTCTCGATCACGCTGAGGAAGACAGGCTAAAAGAGGTCGTTTCCCTATGGCGGGAGCGTCTAATGGATATCAGCTGGTTTATGCGCTGTTTAAATGAATCCATCGCCCGCCAGGCCAATGCTGAAGACAACTGTACCGGCCGTTTTTGGGAAGGCCGGTTCAAGTCTCAGGCTTTACTGGATGAAAGAGCACTCGCCGCCTGTATGGCCTATGTAGACCTAAACCCCATCCGTGCCAATATTGCCAAGACACCTGAAGAGTCTGATTACACTTCGATTCAACAGCGTATTCGTGCGGCAGTCTCAGGTAAGCAGCCCAAAAATCTACTTCCGTTTGTCGGCGGTGAGCGTTTGAATATGCCGAAAGGGCTTCCTTTCCAGCTGGATCACTATTTGGAGTTAGTGGACTGGAGCGGCCGGCATTTAGACTCAAGAAAACGGGGTTGTATTGCCGAAAACATACCTCCTATTCTGGAGCGACTCGGTATTTCACCCAAGCACTGGCTCTATCTCAGCCGGAACTTTGAAAGTCGCTTTAAAGGCTTGGTTGGATCGGTAGAGGTTGTACAAAAAGTTTGTGCTCAACTCGATAAGCGCTGGGTACACGGTATAAGCGACTGTCGGCGCCTCCTCTCAGCTACGCCCTGCTAA
- a CDS encoding GIY-YIG nuclease family protein — MKREGIYYIKLKKPYFDLSKGDLLYIGKGNDVDSRLKAELGLKSSHATFFRSLGLLLNKEVAENSGKKGTGYNFKFKKPHEIVKWIEEYVEHEVKYCKWREVEEKEIRKHKPLLNIVYNTQHCHSELTSLRKQAHEIAKK; from the coding sequence ATGAAGAGAGAAGGGATTTATTATATAAAGCTAAAAAAGCCGTATTTCGACTTATCAAAAGGCGATTTATTGTATATCGGAAAAGGCAATGATGTTGATTCTCGCCTTAAAGCTGAGTTGGGTTTAAAATCCAGCCATGCAACCTTTTTTAGATCTTTAGGCTTATTATTAAATAAAGAGGTTGCTGAAAACTCCGGAAAGAAAGGCACTGGTTACAATTTTAAGTTTAAAAAACCACATGAAATTGTTAAGTGGATCGAAGAATATGTTGAGCATGAAGTAAAATACTGTAAATGGAGGGAGGTAGAGGAAAAAGAAATACGCAAGCACAAACCTTTGCTTAACATTGTATACAATACGCAACATTGCCATTCAGAGCTAACCAGCTTAAGAAAACAAGCTCATGAAATTGCCAAAAAGTAA
- a CDS encoding YcxB family protein yields the protein MNIDVNITKEDFLTYSRFACSRIVSPKSSNSKNTGVNLIIWICIAFGFLFLLNYYDIKLSQLHWPSAIFATIPFLIFTYLFMRNMKRIELGSIPRDDGLVVGKRVLEFSNDGIKDTCELGHFFYKWKAVQEIVSHNGSIYLFLDTLLAQIIPKSSFKNESEHNEILEYINTIHNKAINRVQ from the coding sequence TTGAATATAGATGTTAATATAACGAAGGAAGATTTTTTAACTTATAGTCGGTTTGCTTGTTCCAGGATTGTCTCCCCAAAATCTTCGAATAGTAAAAATACTGGGGTTAACTTAATTATTTGGATCTGTATCGCCTTTGGCTTTTTATTTCTGTTAAATTACTACGATATAAAGTTGAGTCAACTTCACTGGCCGTCGGCTATCTTTGCCACAATCCCGTTTTTAATTTTTACTTATCTCTTCATGCGTAACATGAAGAGAATTGAACTGGGATCTATTCCAAGGGATGATGGCCTTGTTGTTGGCAAGAGAGTTCTAGAATTCAGCAATGATGGAATCAAAGATACTTGTGAGTTAGGTCACTTCTTTTACAAATGGAAGGCCGTACAAGAAATAGTTTCTCACAATGGCAGCATTTATTTGTTCCTTGATACCCTCTTAGCTCAAATAATCCCAAAAAGTAGCTTTAAAAATGAATCAGAGCATAATGAAATTTTAGAGTATATAAATACAATACATAATAAAGCAATTAATAGAGTGCAGTAA
- a CDS encoding transposase: MTLPRSTQISLDATPYYHCVSRCVRRAFLCGRDTESGKDYEHRREWIESRMHKLAEVFALDIAAYAVMSNHYHIVLYIDTKSANKWSLAEVITRWKKLFKASSLAQRYLQGDTLDHAEEDRLKEVVSLWRERLMDISWFMRCLNESIARQANAEDNCTGRFWEGRFKSQALLDERALAACMAYVDLNPIRANIAQTPEESDYTSIQRRIRAAVSGKQPKNLSPFVGGERLNMPKGLPFQLDHYLELVDWSGRHLDPRKRGCIAKNIPPILERLGISPKHWLYLSRNFESRFKGLVGSVEVVQKVCAQLDKRWVHGISDCRRLLSATPC; encoded by the coding sequence ATGACTCTACCGCGAAGCACCCAGATATCTCTTGATGCAACACCGTACTATCACTGTGTCTCCCGCTGTGTACGGCGTGCATTTCTCTGTGGCAGAGATACTGAATCCGGAAAAGATTACGAGCATCGGCGCGAATGGATTGAAAGCCGTATGCATAAGTTAGCCGAGGTGTTTGCGTTAGATATTGCAGCCTATGCAGTAATGAGTAACCACTACCATATAGTGCTCTATATCGACACAAAATCGGCTAACAAGTGGTCTCTTGCAGAGGTAATTACTCGCTGGAAAAAACTCTTCAAAGCCTCTAGCTTGGCCCAGCGCTATCTTCAGGGCGATACTCTCGATCACGCTGAAGAAGACAGGCTAAAAGAGGTCGTTTCCCTATGGCGGGAGCGTCTAATGGATATCAGCTGGTTTATGCGCTGTTTAAATGAATCCATCGCCCGCCAGGCCAATGCTGAAGACAACTGTACAGGCCGCTTTTGGGAGGGCCGGTTCAAGTCTCAGGCTTTACTGGATGAAAGAGCACTCGCCGCCTGTATGGCCTATGTAGACCTTAACCCCATCCGTGCCAATATTGCCCAGACACCTGAAGAGTCTGATTACACTTCGATTCAACGGCGTATTCGTGCGGCAGTCTCAGGTAAGCAGCCCAAAAATCTAAGTCCGTTTGTCGGCGGTGAGCGTTTGAATATGCCGAAAGGGCTTCCTTTCCAGCTGGATCACTATTTGGAGCTAGTGGACTGGAGCGGCCGGCATTTAGACCCAAGAAAACGGGGTTGTATTGCCAAAAACATACCTCCTATTCTGGAGCGACTCGGCATTTCACCCAAGCACTGGCTCTATCTCAGCCGGAACTTTGAAAGTCGCTTTAAAGGCTTGGTGGGATCGGTAGAGGTTGTACAAAAAGTTTGTGCTCAACTCGATAAACGCTGGGTACACGGTATAAGCGACTGTCGGCGCCTCCTCTCAGCTACGCCCTGCTAA
- a CDS encoding DUF2185 domain-containing protein, producing the protein MEKSYKLKPDQIERLVPDIGFAFATDMITVEGKNVDYMVRQQPDREDDSGWIFYGGGETQEYMDNSNNTSLLSINTVANYDPEIIGFLTYPPGTEIERNKDGRLQVVTSTVNEPEVVFLPPVDRGPIKISKNWSFNISGHMLKRLDKGSLVIWRPEFTIWLGSYDANGAGIEERISNVIKTASPDKTDFLEIQEDGVHKIKYHLQEVTDGKEQNAVYIFALTDNQEIHMAIYYDNPNDLLEIEEIWKTLKYTGI; encoded by the coding sequence ATGGAAAAAAGTTACAAATTAAAACCTGACCAAATAGAACGACTGGTTCCAGACATTGGATTCGCTTTTGCTACAGATATGATAACCGTAGAAGGAAAGAATGTTGATTATATGGTGAGACAGCAGCCTGATCGTGAAGATGATAGTGGCTGGATATTCTATGGTGGCGGCGAAACACAAGAGTATATGGATAATTCTAATAACACTTCTCTTTTAAGTATTAATACAGTCGCAAATTATGACCCAGAAATTATCGGATTTCTTACCTACCCTCCCGGAACCGAGATAGAACGAAATAAAGACGGACGATTGCAAGTCGTAACATCCACAGTTAATGAGCCGGAGGTGGTCTTTCTTCCTCCTGTCGATAGAGGCCCTATTAAGATTTCAAAAAACTGGAGCTTTAATATTTCAGGCCATATGCTAAAACGCCTCGATAAGGGAAGCCTCGTAATTTGGCGCCCGGAGTTTACTATCTGGTTAGGCTCTTATGATGCAAATGGTGCTGGAATAGAAGAAAGGATTAGCAACGTAATCAAAACTGCGTCACCAGATAAAACTGACTTTCTAGAAATTCAAGAAGATGGCGTTCACAAGATCAAATATCACTTACAAGAAGTTACAGATGGAAAAGAACAAAACGCTGTATATATTTTCGCCTTAACTGACAATCAAGAAATACACATGGCGATATATTATGACAACCCTAACGATTTGCTAGAAATTGAAGAAATTTGGAAAACACTCAAGTATACAGGCATATAA